In one Lycium barbarum isolate Lr01 chromosome 7, ASM1917538v2, whole genome shotgun sequence genomic region, the following are encoded:
- the LOC132602430 gene encoding uncharacterized protein LOC132602430, with product MAKDQTVFFSFRSYCRVLVFLSALSSISLLYWSYFFGYGYSHIKMTVNNENGPINLLRFSRAWNHLVFSSEQPPQRLLKIALFVKKWPDEHHAGGLERHALTLHLALAKRGHELHIFTANSSFPLYPTISNLCFHISNSTAAGYLDQAVVWKQFQKENATKRPFDVIHTESVGLRYTRSKNLNNLAVSWHGIAYETIHSDIIQELLRNTTEDPESSHVLTERVKKVIEEVKFFPNYAHHVATSDHAGDVLKRIYMIPEDRVHVILNGVNEELFKPDVTKGYDFRSKIGISKSKSLILGLAGRLVKDKGHPLMFEALQQIFKENSTFRDNVIVLVAGNGPWGTRYKGLGSNNVMVLGPLEQDQLAGFYNAIDVFINPTLRAQGLDHTLLEAILTGKPLIATKLASITGSIIVNEEMGYSYAPTVGELKKVLYKVWEDGREILEQKGRFARERGLKLYTATKMAAAYERLFLCISGDEKQAEKHDNYCIYQPQSN from the coding sequence ATGGCAAAAGATCAAACTGTTTTTTTCAGTTTTCGATCTTATTGCCgcgttcttgtttttctctctgCCTTATCATCCATTTCTCTCCTCTACTGGTCTTATTTCTTTGGCTATGGCTATTCCCATATCAAAATGACAGTGAACAACGAAAACGGACCAATTAATCTCCTTAGATTCTCAAGAGCTTGGAACCATCTTGTCTTTTCATCAGAACAACCACCTCAAAGACTCCTTAAAATTGCTCTGTTTGTCAAGAAATGGCCAGATGAACATCACGCTGGAGGACTTGAACGACACGCCTTAACACTCCATCTCGCCTTAGCCAAACGAGGCCACGAGCTTCATATCTTCACAGCTAATTCATCCTTCCCTTTATATCCAACAATCAGCAATCTCTGTTTTCACATCTCGAACTCTACTGCTGCCGGATATCTAGACCAAGCCGTTGTTTGGAAGCAATTTCAAAAAGAAAACGCGACAAAAAGGCCCTTCGATGTGATTCATACAGAGAGTGTAGGACTCAGGTATACTAGATCAAAAAACCTGAATAATCTTGCTGTTAGCTGGCATGGAATTGCCTATGAAACTATACATTCTGATATCATACAAGAGCTTCTCCGAAATACTACTGAAGATCCAGAGTCGTCACATGTGTTGACTGAAAGAGTGAAGAAGGTTATTGAAGAGGTAAAGTTCTTCCCAAATTATGCTCATCATGTTGCCACGAGTGATCATGCAGGAGATGTACTTAAAAGGATCTATATGATCCCGGAAGACCGCGTTCATGTCATATTAAACGGTGTCAATGAGGAGCTTTTCAAGCCTGATGTTACAAAGGGCTATGATTTTAGGTCCAAGATTGGAATCTCAAAATCAAAGTCCCTAATCCTGGGGTTAGCTGGAAGGTTGGTTAAAGATAAGGGACACCCTTTAATGTTTGAAGCCTTACAACAAATTTTCAAGGAAAACTCAACATTTAGGGACAATGTCATTGTACTAGTTGCTGGAAATGGTCCATGGGGTACTCGATACAAAGGCCTCGGATCGAATAATGTTATGGTTTTAGGACCATTAGAACAGGATCAACTAGCCGGATTCTATAACGCAATAGATGTATTCATAAACCCGACATTAAGAGCTCAAGGTTTGGATCACACCTTGTTGGAAGCCATCCTAACAGGTAAGCCTTTGATAGCGACGAAACTTGCTAGCATTACAGGGTCTATAATCGTTAACGAAGAGATGGGTTATTCATATGCACCTACAGTAGGGGAACTGAAGAAAGTTTTGTATAAGGTTTGGGAGGATGGAAGGGAAATTCTAGAGCAGAAAGGAAGATTTGCTAGGGAGAGGGGATTGAAGTTGTATACTGCTACCAAAATGGCTGCAGCATATGAAAGGCTTTTTCTTTGTATATCAGGTGATGAAAAGCAAGCAGAAAAACATGACAACTATTGTATTTATCAACCTCAATCTAATTGA
- the LOC132602431 gene encoding COP1-interactive protein 1-like, with protein MEAEMAKNRWKGSMKAFQSHIDPEKEEQLKRIKIEIETKVKRIVKLSKSINKGSRDGNLRRRSELIQLVDDFHKQYQSLYAMYDNLRGEVKYNLCAKIGDDAASSSSSVSDSEAYHSPWQFAGEGSSYFSNTANLESANLDLDSVPDSPISSGQEPESRDFFKDPSNQGKEIENIMKESAWLKEKVTEKEEELLSLTKKYEVRESERLAEIKRLEDQIAVMKLDLETSCVQKKELEEQIMFKLNEVKQLEKSNSGLQAHVQELEAAFREKEDQFSNLLTKFEENQTNSKSRIDDLMARANCLQQELDSLHTERNVQIEILKEKLTSSTLVEKETLKDNEDLKVHVKDLKLEVDSLCSQKNDLEKQIRDINREAYCSQLGKEELTDRKKELETILLEKKHELSALQKKHEAYTNDMSNQNSSLAARINTLQQQLRTGETEKIQLQSQLEKEKHESCQSLIQMEKKNNELTTKVTDQEKSLRENKDIINKLNEEHKQMKIRLEDSKSNLQNAERKIEEMTEELRKKFEDGLRILSRRIRVAEQMHLENKEWYQKTRDSYEKENNDLKEKNAKLQVGVRGIKDITLTANDTLASLDTVALKFEECTAHFFNRISKVSCELKFVKDWVMRKNKAIVHVQDDLDCLLRQLDDKEAEILVYREKVWKSDNKVRELEKLIKEKDDGMLALKEEKREAIRQLCIWIDYHRSRSDYYQKSLSVFGSRRNL; from the exons ATGGAAGCAGAGATGGCGAAAAATCGTTGGAAGGGTTCCATGAAGGCTTTTCAGAGTCATATTGATCCTGAAAAAGAAGAACAACTGAAACGCATAAAAATAG AGATTGAAACCAAGGTAAAAAGGATTGTGAAGCTGAGCAagagtataaacaaaggaagtagaGATGGGAACTTAAGGAGAAGATCAGAGCTTATCCAACTTGTTGATGATTTCCACAAACAATACCAATCCCTCTATGCTATGTATGACAATCTCAGAGGAGAAGTAAAGTACAACCTTTGTGCAAAAATCGGGGATGACGCTGCATCTTCATCTTCTTCAGTTTCAGATTCTGAAGCATATCATTCCCCGTGGCAATTCGCTGGCGAAGGCAGCTCATACTTTTCGAATACTGCAAATCTGGAAAGTGCAAATTTGGATCTGGATTCAGTACCTGATTCACCAATATCTTCTGGCCAAGAACCAGAATCTAGAGATTTTTTCAAGGACCCGAGCAATCAAGGCAAAGAGATAGAAAATATCATGAAAGAATCTGCCTGGTTAAAGGAAAAAGtaacagaaaaagaagaagaactcTTGTCTCTTACCAAGAAATACGAGGTTCGTGAGAGCGAGAGGTTGGCTGAGATAAAGAGGTTAGAGGATCAAATTGCTGTAATGAAGCTTGACCTCGAAACCTCGTGTGTACAGAAGAAAGAACTCGAGGAGCAGATTATGTTCAAGTTGAATGAAGTTAAACAACTGGAAAAAAGCAATTCAGGGTTGCAAGCTCATGTCCAAGAATTGGAAGCAGCATTTCGAGAGAAAGAAGATCAATTTTCTAATCTTCTtacaaaatttgaggaaaatcAGACCAACTCGAAGTCTAGAATTGATGATCTAATGGCACGGGCAAATTGTCTGCAGCAAGAGTTGGACTCTTTACATACTGAAAGGAATGTCCAGATTGAAATTTTGAAGGAGAAACTAACAAGCTCAACTTTGGTTGAGAAGGAGACATTAAAAGATAATGAAGACCTAAAAGTACATGTAAAAGACTTAAAATTGGAGGTAGACTCGCTCTGCAGCCAAAAGAATGACTTGGAAAAACAGATAAGGGATATAAACCGAGAAGCTTATTGTTCACAGTTAGGAAAAGAGGAGCTAACTGATAGAAAGAAAGAGTTGGAAACCATACTATTAGAGAAGAAACACGAGTTGTCAGCTCTTCAAAAAAAACATGAGGCCTACACGAATGATATGTCCAATCAGAATTCATCTCTGGCAGCACGAATTAACACTCTTCAGCAGCAGCTACGAACTGGGGAAACTGAAAAAATTCAATTGCAATCACAGCTTGAGAAAGAGAAACACGAGTCTTGCCAGAGCCTTATTCAGATGGAAAAGAAAAACAACGAATTGACCACGAAGGTCACAGATCAGGAGAAGTCactaagagaaaacaaagatatTATAAACAAGTTGAACGAGGAACATAAACAAATGAAAATCAGGTTAGAAGATTCCAAATCGAATTTGCAAAATGCTGAAAGGAAAATAGAAGAAATGACAGAAGAACTGCGAAAGAAGTTTGAAGACGGTTTGAGAATCTTGAGCAGGAGAATCCGTGTGGCAGAACAAATGCACCTTGAGAACAAAGAGTGGTATCAGAAAACAAGAGACTCGTACGAGAAAGAAAATAATGATCTAAAAGAGAAAAACGCAAAGTTACAAGTTGGAGTTAGGGGTATTAAAGATATAACACTGACAGCAAATGACACGCTCGCTTCACTAGACACAGTGGCACTAAAATTTGAGGAGTGCACTGCTCATTTCTTTAATCGAATATCCAAGGTTTCTTGTGAGCTGAAATTTGTAAAAGATTGGGTTATGAGGAAAAATAAAGCAATAGTACATGTACAAGACGATCTAGATTGCTTACTTAGACAGTTAGACGACAAGGAAGCCGAGATATTAGTGTACAGAGAGAAAGTTTGGAAATCAGACAATAAGGTTAGAGAATTGGAGAAATTGATCAAGGAGAAGGATGACGGGATGTTGGCTCTCAAGGAGGAAAAGAGGGAAGCCATTCGACAATTATGTATCTGGATTGATTACCATCGAAGTCGCTCTGATTATTACCAAAAATCACTTTCTGTCTTTGGCAGTAGAAGGAATCTTTAG